The stretch of DNA GAAAAAACAGCATACAATTTGCACGACTTTCTAATAACTTTTAATAAAAATATTGTTTTTTTATACAAACCACCCTTTATGCACACCGAAAGAATACGACTCGAAGACAAACTCACTATTTCAGATATAATCGATGAACATTTTCCGGATTTTACACTTATCTCAAGACTTGATTATGAAACTGACGGAGTAATTCCTGCAATATCGAGAAATCTAAATATAAAGTTTATCGAAAAAAAGTATCTTGCCCTTATCCATGGAAAATTTGACAAGCCGGTTACACTTTTTAACAAAATAGATGCAGAAAAAAGAAAAAAAGTAAAAGTGTCTGATAAGCTGACAGGGAAAGGAACAGCGATAGAGCCTATAAGGTATTTTAATGAATTTACACTTGTAAAAGTAACTGTTGAAGAAGCAACACGTCATCAAATAAGGGCTCTGCTTAGTCATATAGGCCACCCTATAGCAGGTGATAAAATGTACGGAATTCAAGATAATTTAGATAGGTTAATGCTTAGATGTCAAAGGGTAGAAATTAACGATACGTTTTGCTCAAGCAAAAACCTTAAAACTTTTATAAAAGCCTGCATAAAAGCTTAATTAAGCTAAAGCTTTTGTAACGTTCTGTCAAAAATTATATAAAAATAAAAAATATATTTGAAAAAATAATTGATTTAATTTTTTATTTTGCTATAAACACCCTACTAAAATTTTCGGGGCGTGGCGCAGCTTGGTAGCGTACACCCTTGGGGTGGGTGTGGTCGCTGGTTCAAATCCAGTCGCCCCGATTATTTTCATCGTTATTTATTAATTATTTAGAATTTTTAATATTCAAATTCTGACAGTATTCTGCAAAAATATAATTTT from Deferrivibrio essentukiensis encodes:
- a CDS encoding pseudouridine synthase codes for the protein MKISDVISKKYNISKRLAKRYIKEGLVAINEKIVKSDSELLSSFDITLNIQTEKTAYNLHDFLITFNKNIVFLYKPPFMHTERIRLEDKLTISDIIDEHFPDFTLISRLDYETDGVIPAISRNLNIKFIEKKYLALIHGKFDKPVTLFNKIDAEKRKKVKVSDKLTGKGTAIEPIRYFNEFTLVKVTVEEATRHQIRALLSHIGHPIAGDKMYGIQDNLDRLMLRCQRVEINDTFCSSKNLKTFIKACIKA